The following proteins are encoded in a genomic region of Bacillus marinisedimentorum:
- a CDS encoding Lon protease family protein, translating into MEDLLPGIEDVCRVPEEKLQNVCNEMIFPFETTTGYTDLEDEIIGQPRAVEAMEFGLSVSQSGYNIFVAGPAGTGRTTFTRRKAKQFADKQPVPCDWCYVNNFENPDQPVALSFPSGQGPAFCEEMDALLSDIENELIRIFSSDEYTSRKNGIIHEFESKVESAWKELTQYALDMQYKVERTPTGINSYPLRFNRPLEPHEYQRLTDDMKEELKVRGRKVEEKINETLHTIQKIEKEMRTNLEEYMQETANYATDYLFAPLLSKYSHQRDTILYLELYRKDISKNFPLLLNKEGEENPMLEILAGTENQKKRERYFVNLLVSNPGKTGAPIIYETNPTYSNLFGKVEYKGSFGNWSTDFTRIKAGSLHRANGGYLIMQVADLLSEPYVWTMLKRTLQNGSITPDGLIQEKSPFATAGLRPKAIPLNVKVILIGSHYLFDMLSLWDEDFQKQFKVKVEFDIEMERDLDHHLQMASFIKTFSDNEGLLPFHRRAIARIIDHSSRLVADQRKLSTRFQDITKILVESSYWARRENSEFADRVHVQKALAKQHYRSNRVAEKLREMIMDGTIMVDTDGKRIGQINGLAVMGTRDFTFGLPSRITAQTYAGRRGILNIERETSLSGDLHSKGLLILSGYLSGMFAQNRPLPLSASITFEQTYNMIDGDSASSTELYVLLSSLARVPIKQGVAVTGSVNQWGEIQPIGGVNEKIEGFFFICKEKGLTGKQGVIIPHQNVKNLMLDDEVAKAVKNGEFHIWAIKNVTEGIEILTGIPAGPERNEGGQFEKGTIFRLVEERLEEMYKTAIKSGSQQLNC; encoded by the coding sequence ATGGAGGATTTGCTGCCGGGTATTGAAGATGTTTGCCGTGTGCCTGAAGAAAAATTGCAAAATGTATGTAATGAGATGATTTTTCCTTTTGAAACAACCACCGGATACACCGATCTTGAAGATGAAATCATCGGCCAGCCCCGTGCTGTGGAAGCAATGGAATTCGGCCTTTCTGTCAGCCAGTCAGGATACAACATTTTTGTTGCCGGCCCTGCCGGTACAGGCAGAACAACCTTCACCCGCAGAAAAGCAAAGCAATTCGCCGACAAGCAGCCTGTCCCCTGTGATTGGTGTTATGTCAATAACTTTGAAAATCCCGATCAGCCAGTCGCCCTTTCGTTCCCTTCCGGTCAGGGACCTGCCTTCTGTGAAGAAATGGATGCGCTCTTAAGCGACATCGAAAACGAATTAATCAGAATCTTTTCAAGTGATGAATACACAAGCCGGAAAAACGGTATCATCCATGAATTTGAATCAAAGGTTGAATCTGCCTGGAAAGAGCTCACCCAATACGCACTGGACATGCAATATAAGGTGGAACGAACACCAACCGGCATCAATTCCTACCCTCTCCGTTTCAACCGGCCGCTTGAGCCCCATGAATACCAGAGGCTGACAGATGATATGAAAGAAGAGTTAAAAGTACGCGGAAGAAAAGTGGAAGAAAAGATAAATGAAACCCTTCATACTATCCAAAAAATCGAAAAAGAAATGCGGACAAACCTGGAGGAATATATGCAGGAAACTGCCAACTATGCGACAGACTACCTGTTTGCCCCGCTGCTATCCAAGTACAGCCATCAACGTGATACAATCCTCTATTTGGAATTATACCGAAAAGATATCAGCAAAAACTTTCCGCTGCTCCTGAATAAAGAAGGGGAAGAAAACCCGATGCTTGAGATTCTTGCTGGTACGGAGAACCAAAAAAAACGCGAACGGTACTTTGTTAATCTGCTCGTCAGCAACCCAGGCAAAACAGGAGCCCCGATTATTTATGAAACGAACCCGACATACAGCAACTTGTTCGGTAAAGTTGAATACAAAGGAAGTTTCGGAAACTGGTCGACTGATTTCACCCGAATCAAAGCAGGCTCGCTGCACCGGGCTAACGGCGGATACCTGATTATGCAGGTTGCTGATCTCTTGAGCGAACCGTATGTATGGACAATGCTGAAGCGAACATTGCAAAACGGGTCCATCACGCCGGATGGCCTCATTCAGGAAAAATCGCCTTTCGCCACCGCCGGGCTTCGACCTAAAGCAATCCCGCTTAACGTGAAGGTGATTTTGATCGGTTCCCACTACTTGTTTGACATGCTTTCATTGTGGGATGAAGATTTTCAAAAACAATTTAAAGTAAAAGTGGAATTTGATATTGAGATGGAACGCGATCTCGATCACCATTTGCAGATGGCTTCGTTTATCAAGACATTTTCTGATAATGAAGGCCTGCTGCCATTTCACCGGCGGGCGATTGCCCGTATCATCGATCACAGTTCCCGCCTGGTTGCTGATCAACGGAAGCTTTCTACGCGATTTCAGGACATCACTAAAATTCTTGTGGAGTCCAGCTATTGGGCAAGGAGGGAGAACAGCGAATTTGCAGACCGCGTTCACGTCCAAAAGGCGCTGGCCAAACAGCATTACCGCTCCAACCGGGTTGCAGAAAAGCTGCGTGAAATGATAATGGATGGAACGATAATGGTGGACACTGACGGAAAAAGGATTGGCCAGATCAATGGTCTTGCTGTAATGGGAACCCGCGATTTCACGTTCGGCCTGCCAAGCAGGATCACCGCCCAGACTTATGCCGGCCGCAGGGGTATATTGAACATCGAACGGGAAACATCCTTAAGCGGAGATCTCCATTCAAAAGGCTTGCTCATTTTAAGCGGTTACTTATCCGGCATGTTTGCCCAGAACCGTCCATTGCCGCTCTCGGCAAGCATTACGTTTGAACAAACCTATAATATGATCGACGGCGACAGCGCGTCCAGCACTGAGCTGTATGTCCTTTTATCATCATTAGCCAGAGTGCCGATCAAACAGGGAGTTGCCGTCACCGGGTCTGTTAACCAGTGGGGGGAAATCCAGCCAATCGGCGGTGTAAACGAAAAAATTGAAGGATTCTTCTTTATCTGCAAAGAAAAAGGTCTCACCGGTAAGCAGGGCGTGATCATCCCCCATCAAAATGTCAAAAACCTGATGCTTGATGATGAAGTGGCTAAAGCTGTAAAAAATGGGGAATTCCATATTTGGGCAATCAAAAATGTGACAGAGGGTATCGAAATCCTGACCGGAATTCCAGCTGGACCTGAACGAAATGAAGGCGGCCAATTTGAGAAAGGCACCATTTTCCGGCTTGTCGAGGAAAGGCTGGAGGAAATGTATAAAACTGCAATAAAGAGTGGCAGCCAACAGTTAAATTGCTGA
- a CDS encoding YczE/YyaS/YitT family protein, translating to MNHVLLRVTTYVTGLVILAFGIALTLKADLGAGAWDALNAGLVKQFGFTVGTWVIVVGVIVIMVNAALLTRRPDLFALIPVFLIGPFVDFFMLQLLGTWEPEGVILRLVVLITAVLLLAFGIAVYLQAGFAPVPFDGLMMAIQERTGLSLRVSKTAGETAALIAAFLAGGPIGLGTIIVTFFIGTFIQFFTPYVVSVLDYMKNKEAPHSL from the coding sequence ATGAATCATGTTTTATTGCGTGTAACGACGTATGTCACCGGTTTGGTGATTCTCGCATTCGGAATCGCCCTGACACTGAAAGCCGATCTTGGGGCAGGGGCATGGGATGCTCTTAACGCCGGGCTTGTAAAACAGTTTGGTTTTACGGTCGGAACCTGGGTGATTGTCGTAGGCGTTATTGTCATAATGGTGAATGCAGCACTGCTTACGCGGAGGCCTGACTTATTTGCGCTTATTCCTGTTTTTCTCATAGGTCCTTTTGTCGATTTCTTCATGCTTCAGCTTCTTGGCACATGGGAACCGGAAGGAGTCATTTTGCGGCTGGTTGTCCTTATAACTGCTGTGTTGCTGCTCGCTTTTGGAATAGCTGTTTATTTGCAGGCGGGTTTTGCGCCCGTTCCGTTTGATGGATTGATGATGGCGATTCAGGAAAGAACCGGGTTGAGCTTGCGCGTTTCAAAGACAGCAGGGGAGACGGCCGCATTGATTGCGGCGTTTCTGGCAGGCGGGCCGATTGGGCTTGGTACAATCATTGTCACATTTTTCATTGGGACGTTCATCCAATTCTTTACTCCATATGTGGTAAGCGTTTTGGATTATATGAAAAATAAAGAAGCGCCGCATTCCCTGTAA
- a CDS encoding metallophosphoesterase family protein, whose protein sequence is MKVLIISDTHMPKRAKELPAVLKKDLKDAGLIIHAGDWQTLALYEELQQYAPVEGVAGNVDGDEVAERFGLWKLIEAEGVQIGIVHGHGKGWTTERRAIAAFSDHDPDIIIFGHSHIPIHKEVNGQVVFNPGSPTDKRRQKQFSYGVMMIEAGNFTVGHVFFEDRAP, encoded by the coding sequence TTGAAGGTCTTGATCATATCAGATACCCACATGCCGAAACGGGCGAAAGAATTACCGGCTGTATTAAAAAAGGATTTGAAAGATGCAGGGCTCATCATCCATGCCGGTGACTGGCAAACCCTTGCGCTGTATGAAGAATTGCAGCAATACGCACCTGTGGAAGGGGTAGCAGGTAATGTCGATGGGGACGAAGTGGCAGAACGGTTCGGACTTTGGAAGTTGATTGAGGCCGAAGGTGTACAAATAGGGATTGTTCACGGCCATGGCAAGGGATGGACAACAGAAAGGCGGGCAATTGCTGCTTTCAGTGATCATGACCCGGATATCATCATTTTTGGACATTCCCATATTCCGATTCATAAAGAAGTGAATGGACAGGTTGTTTTTAATCCGGGTTCACCTACAGATAAGCGAAGACAAAAACAATTTTCCTATGGGGTGATGATGATTGAAGCAGGAAACTTTACTGTAGGCCATGTCTTTTTTGAGGATCGAGCTCCGTAA
- a CDS encoding VLRF1 family aeRF1-type release factor — protein MTDRIRTLEKIQLEKPEKVLTMYLNMDPSDPGHQGGEWKIQLKNAMNNFEEYVENSGNKEELKNFRKVRSRTENFVENHHLDHLKSIVVFASADETVWFGETLQMRVETEFFWETKPRLEQLKQLNREFPKSGIILVQQNHVKIMEAELGVVHNTKEYMLDLETEDWRKYKGQPTAGNPMRGGTQGSGVQQHKYEDSIRVNQKRWYKSLAPKLDKMAKKDEWQRIYLVGKKEEIAEIENNMNKPIDDRVPKNLLNQKEEKVLEEVVA, from the coding sequence ATGACAGATCGAATTCGAACACTTGAAAAAATCCAGCTCGAAAAGCCTGAGAAAGTGTTAACAATGTATTTGAATATGGATCCTTCAGACCCCGGCCATCAGGGGGGAGAATGGAAAATCCAATTAAAGAATGCGATGAATAATTTCGAAGAATATGTTGAAAACAGCGGCAACAAGGAAGAATTGAAAAATTTCAGGAAGGTCAGGTCCCGTACGGAAAACTTTGTGGAAAACCATCACCTCGATCATTTAAAGAGCATTGTCGTCTTTGCTTCAGCCGATGAAACCGTCTGGTTTGGCGAAACGCTTCAAATGAGAGTTGAAACAGAGTTTTTTTGGGAAACCAAACCGCGCCTTGAACAGCTGAAACAGTTGAACCGGGAATTCCCTAAATCCGGGATAATCCTTGTCCAGCAAAACCATGTCAAAATTATGGAAGCGGAACTTGGCGTCGTGCACAATACAAAGGAATACATGCTCGATCTTGAGACCGAAGATTGGCGGAAATACAAAGGACAGCCAACCGCAGGCAATCCCATGCGCGGAGGGACGCAGGGATCAGGTGTCCAGCAGCATAAGTATGAAGACAGTATCCGCGTCAATCAAAAACGCTGGTACAAAAGCCTGGCACCGAAGCTGGATAAAATGGCGAAGAAAGATGAGTGGCAGCGAATTTATCTTGTCGGCAAGAAAGAAGAAATCGCTGAAATTGAGAACAATATGAATAAGCCGATCGATGACCGGGTGCCAAAAAATCTATTGAACCAGAAGGAAGAAAAAGTGCTTGAGGAAGTGGTGGCTTAG
- a CDS encoding GIY-YIG nuclease family protein, whose amino-acid sequence MLTEDELNWIKDVLSDSEPYEISPSYFYKKQTEFVRNSNKETVRKELDELRKKIQLTPQKLLGVRYKSQQENQNIDNFSGIYVIHNLSKDSYYVGQAKAVFDRAYKHFVKSAGNTEVYMDYRLGNEFNISLIPIEYTSFSSLNELEDNAIRAYDSYQNGYNRMPGNILDKHIFESEDYQKAADLILGAVKEEILLDLTNTRKRMKYVKELFLELGLPHNIHFTIGFVRVIKEYQKEVKKG is encoded by the coding sequence ATGCTTACAGAAGATGAACTAAACTGGATAAAGGATGTTTTGAGTGATTCTGAACCTTATGAAATATCACCTTCATATTTTTATAAAAAGCAAACTGAATTTGTACGAAACAGTAATAAAGAAACTGTAAGAAAAGAGTTGGATGAACTAAGAAAAAAAATCCAACTAACACCACAAAAATTGCTAGGAGTTAGATATAAAAGTCAACAAGAAAACCAAAATATAGATAATTTTTCTGGTATTTATGTAATCCATAATCTTTCAAAAGATAGTTATTATGTTGGTCAAGCCAAAGCAGTTTTTGATAGGGCTTATAAACATTTTGTTAAAAGTGCAGGAAATACTGAAGTATATATGGATTATAGGTTAGGAAATGAATTTAATATTAGTTTGATACCTATAGAGTATACTTCCTTTTCATCACTAAACGAATTAGAGGACAATGCAATAAGGGCTTATGATTCGTATCAAAATGGTTATAATAGGATGCCTGGTAATATATTGGATAAACATATTTTCGAAAGTGAGGACTATCAAAAGGCAGCAGATTTAATACTAGGTGCTGTAAAAGAAGAAATATTATTAGACCTTACGAATACTCGTAAGAGGATGAAGTACGTAAAGGAATTATTTTTAGAACTAGGATTGCCACATAATATACATTTTACCATTGGCTTTGTAAGGGTGATAAAGGAGTATCAAAAGGAAGTAAAAAAAGGGTGA
- a CDS encoding DoxX family protein, which produces MFVKWLRENTIASYLLTIIRVYIGYQWLHAGWGKVTGGFDASGFLKGSIGKASGDHPAVQGWWASFLEGFALPNSGLFSFMVGELLVGIGLILGGLTTFAALMGIVMNFAFMFSGTTSTNPQMTLLTIFILVAGYNAAKIGIDRWIIPFIRQFYAKDDKSAAYNKVS; this is translated from the coding sequence ATGTTTGTTAAATGGCTTCGTGAAAACACCATTGCTTCTTATCTTCTGACCATCATTCGTGTGTATATCGGTTATCAGTGGCTCCATGCAGGCTGGGGAAAAGTGACGGGCGGATTTGATGCTTCCGGTTTTCTGAAAGGTTCCATCGGAAAAGCGTCCGGAGATCATCCGGCAGTGCAAGGCTGGTGGGCCAGCTTCCTGGAAGGATTCGCACTTCCGAATTCAGGACTCTTCAGTTTCATGGTCGGCGAGTTGCTTGTAGGCATTGGCCTTATTCTTGGAGGATTGACAACTTTCGCAGCTCTCATGGGTATCGTAATGAACTTTGCATTCATGTTTTCCGGCACAACCAGCACTAATCCGCAAATGACTCTTTTAACTATTTTCATTCTTGTCGCTGGATACAATGCAGCAAAAATCGGCATCGACCGCTGGATCATTCCGTTCATCCGCCAGTTCTATGCTAAAGATGATAAATCTGCGGCATATAACAAAGTATCCTGA
- the thiT gene encoding energy-coupled thiamine transporter ThiT produces MRNKTVIFMVEVAIFGVLGYLLDLFSFKLWAQGGSISFAMLPIFIISYRWGLKGGLLTGLMVGLLQVVAGQPYIYTPLQAFLDYFVAFSLVGTAGIFASRIRHSLENGQRNKAVGFIVGGAFLGSLLRYAIHVYSGIVFFGEYAPEGTPVFIYSLVYNLTYMGPAFLLSAMVLAGIIKGAERLVIRTT; encoded by the coding sequence ATGCGGAACAAGACAGTTATTTTCATGGTGGAAGTTGCAATTTTCGGGGTACTTGGATATTTGCTCGATCTCTTTTCTTTTAAGCTATGGGCCCAGGGCGGTTCCATCTCATTTGCAATGCTGCCGATTTTCATCATTTCATACCGCTGGGGTTTGAAAGGCGGCCTGCTGACCGGTTTGATGGTCGGCCTTTTGCAGGTCGTAGCCGGACAACCCTACATTTATACACCGTTGCAGGCCTTTCTCGATTATTTTGTAGCCTTTTCTCTTGTAGGAACTGCGGGTATATTCGCTTCCAGAATCCGTCATTCCCTTGAAAATGGCCAGCGAAACAAAGCTGTCGGTTTTATCGTTGGCGGGGCTTTTTTGGGCAGCCTGCTCCGATACGCAATACATGTCTATTCAGGTATAGTCTTTTTTGGTGAATATGCTCCCGAAGGTACACCGGTCTTCATTTATTCACTTGTGTATAACCTGACCTATATGGGGCCGGCCTTTTTGCTAAGCGCGATGGTTCTTGCTGGAATTATAAAAGGTGCAGAGCGCCTTGTTATCCGGACAACCTGA
- a CDS encoding DEAD/DEAH box helicase, protein MKKHILSQEYYNDPVTIRLVEFLEQELIDLEEATLFYRYPMIRELDEELRYPSVLLITPIHGILLFKCDGVTKQRHHEVDLLGEELLRIEDLLFSKLIKSPNKKLKKGRRNLSFNLSSALYLPNFEEDDIVSTDVELLTTNNEVRIFLQECKDEEIDEKIFKEIFSIIESSTAIIKPKERNIQEGKDNSKAALLKMLEEEIATFDEAQKYAALSQLEGPQRIRGLAGTGKTIILCMKAAILHLKYPDKKILYTFMTKSLYDYIELLITRFYKVLGDGHPPNLIDKINIMHAWGGDNLKGVYYNSCKMNAVEPIPFRKAVRAAGSSNAFDYICKDLLRQTNGSLKKEYDYVLMDEAQDFKPSFYQVCRAIVKKDCLVWGYDDLQNIFDVTIQNTIETFQNEYGAEGIDLNELQKSYPDMDNDIVLSKCYRNPKEILVTAHALGFGINNDTLIQSLENNSHWEDLGYKVLEGNSKNGDHMVIERLPKNSPLSISEYQGPDDIIELYSAKDFNDEVNWVCNTVQFSIEEDGLRPDDIIVISLDDRNMKSYFENISSELLSRKIFTHNLSTNTYQKGFSEDNCVTLSSVYKAKGHEAAMVIVIGCDVFENKKYDRSMRNKIFTAFTRAKAWLKVSGMNIEDDSIYREINKIKEDQFILDFIYKEAHIIQRDLTEEHAKKSTLRDLVFEMVDELKKKGYSEQEIKEMVKERQIEDDKE, encoded by the coding sequence TTGAAAAAGCATATTTTGTCTCAAGAATACTATAATGACCCAGTTACAATACGGTTAGTTGAATTTCTTGAACAAGAGCTTATTGATCTAGAAGAAGCTACGTTATTTTACCGATACCCAATGATTCGGGAATTAGATGAGGAATTGCGTTATCCTAGCGTTTTACTTATTACCCCTATTCATGGGATATTACTTTTCAAATGTGATGGTGTAACAAAGCAAAGGCATCATGAAGTAGATTTACTTGGAGAAGAATTATTACGAATTGAGGACTTACTATTTTCAAAACTTATTAAGAGTCCTAATAAAAAACTTAAAAAAGGTCGGCGTAATCTCTCTTTTAATTTGTCTTCTGCTCTATATCTTCCTAATTTCGAAGAAGACGACATAGTTAGTACGGATGTTGAATTACTTACAACAAATAATGAGGTAAGAATCTTCCTCCAAGAATGCAAAGACGAAGAAATTGATGAAAAAATTTTCAAAGAGATTTTTTCAATTATAGAAAGTTCAACTGCGATTATAAAACCAAAAGAAAGAAACATCCAAGAGGGTAAAGATAACTCTAAGGCTGCTTTACTAAAGATGTTAGAAGAAGAAATAGCAACTTTCGATGAAGCACAAAAGTATGCAGCACTTTCACAATTAGAAGGTCCACAAAGAATTAGAGGATTGGCTGGAACAGGAAAGACAATAATTCTTTGCATGAAGGCTGCTATCTTACATCTTAAGTACCCGGATAAAAAAATCTTATATACTTTCATGACCAAAAGTCTTTACGATTATATCGAATTGCTTATAACAAGGTTTTACAAAGTCCTGGGTGATGGTCATCCTCCAAACCTAATTGATAAAATAAATATAATGCATGCATGGGGCGGAGATAATCTTAAAGGTGTATATTACAATTCCTGTAAGATGAATGCTGTAGAACCAATACCATTTCGAAAAGCAGTACGTGCTGCTGGAAGTAGTAATGCTTTTGATTATATTTGTAAAGATTTATTAAGACAAACAAATGGAAGCTTAAAAAAAGAATATGATTATGTTTTAATGGATGAGGCCCAAGATTTTAAACCTTCGTTCTATCAAGTATGTAGAGCAATAGTTAAAAAAGACTGCCTTGTTTGGGGATATGATGACTTGCAAAATATATTCGATGTCACTATCCAGAATACAATTGAAACATTTCAAAATGAATACGGGGCTGAAGGTATTGATTTGAATGAACTCCAAAAAAGTTATCCAGATATGGATAATGACATTGTCCTGTCTAAATGTTATAGAAACCCTAAAGAAATTTTAGTTACTGCACATGCATTAGGATTTGGAATAAATAACGACACACTTATACAATCTTTAGAAAACAACTCCCATTGGGAGGATTTGGGCTATAAAGTATTAGAAGGAAACAGTAAGAACGGAGACCATATGGTTATTGAAAGACTTCCAAAAAACAGCCCTCTGTCAATCTCCGAATATCAAGGTCCAGACGATATTATTGAACTGTACTCTGCAAAAGATTTTAATGATGAAGTAAATTGGGTATGTAATACAGTCCAATTTAGCATAGAAGAAGATGGTTTAAGACCAGACGATATAATTGTTATATCTCTTGATGATAGAAATATGAAAAGTTATTTTGAAAACATCAGTAGTGAATTATTAAGTCGAAAAATATTCACTCATAATTTATCAACAAATACTTATCAAAAAGGATTTTCTGAAGATAACTGTGTAACTTTGTCATCAGTATATAAAGCTAAAGGACACGAAGCCGCAATGGTAATAGTTATAGGTTGCGATGTTTTTGAAAATAAAAAATATGATCGGAGCATGCGGAACAAAATTTTCACGGCTTTTACCAGAGCTAAAGCATGGTTAAAAGTAAGTGGAATGAACATCGAAGATGATTCTATTTATAGGGAAATAAATAAGATAAAGGAAGACCAATTTATTCTGGATTTTATATATAAAGAAGCTCACATAATACAAAGAGACCTTACTGAAGAACATGCTAAAAAATCCACCTTAAGAGACTTAGTGTTTGAAATGGTGGATGAATTAAAAAAGAAAGGTTATTCAGAACAAGAAATTAAAGAAATGGTTAAAGAACGACAAATAGAGGATGATAAGGAATGA
- a CDS encoding DoxX family protein, which yields MFVKWLRENTIASYLLTIIRVYIGYQWLHAGWGKVTGGFDASGFLKGSIGKASGDHPAVQGWWASFLEGFALPNSGLFSFMVAYGELLVGIGLILGGLTTFAALMGIVMNFAFMFSGTTSTNPQMTLLTIFILVAGYNAAKIGIDRWIIPFIRQFYAKDDKSAAYNEAS from the coding sequence ATGTTTGTTAAATGGCTTCGTGAAAACACCATTGCTTCTTATCTTCTGACCATCATTCGTGTGTATATCGGTTATCAGTGGCTCCATGCAGGCTGGGGAAAAGTGACGGGCGGATTTGATGCTTCCGGTTTCCTGAAAGGTTCCATCGGAAAAGCGTCCGGAGATCATCCGGCAGTGCAAGGCTGGTGGGCCAGCTTCCTGGAAGGATTCGCACTTCCGAATTCAGGACTCTTCAGTTTTATGGTCGCATACGGCGAGTTGCTTGTAGGCATTGGCCTTATTCTTGGAGGATTGACAACTTTCGCAGCTCTCATGGGTATCGTAATGAACTTTGCATTCATGTTTTCCGGCACAACCAGCACTAATCCGCAAATGACTCTTTTAACTATTTTCATTCTTGTCGCTGGATACAATGCAGCAAAAATCGGCATCGACCGCTGGATCATTCCGTTCATCCGCCAGTTCTATGCTAAAGATGATAAATCTGCGGCATATAATGAAGCGTCCTGA
- a CDS encoding glutaredoxin family protein, translating into MNKNVTVYTTSTCPYCTMVKNFLNDKGVKFTEVNLQLEPEKMEYVLQNTGQMGVPQTEIDGKWIIGFDPQNIDAMLTA; encoded by the coding sequence ATGAACAAAAACGTTACGGTCTACACGACAAGCACATGCCCGTACTGCACAATGGTGAAAAACTTCCTTAATGATAAGGGCGTGAAATTCACTGAGGTCAACTTGCAGCTTGAACCGGAAAAAATGGAATATGTTCTGCAAAACACCGGACAAATGGGAGTCCCTCAAACAGAAATTGATGGAAAGTGGATCATCGGTTTTGACCCGCAAAACATTGATGCAATGCTTACCGCATAA
- a CDS encoding AbrB/MazE/SpoVT family DNA-binding domain-containing protein, whose product MKSTGIVRKVDELGRVVMPIELRRNLGIKERDSMEIFVKEDLIILKKYHAGNQCLITGKISSENLHLGSGKVILSKEAAQELFNELEGKLKTE is encoded by the coding sequence GTGAAGTCAACTGGTATTGTTCGTAAAGTTGATGAGTTAGGTAGAGTTGTTATGCCCATAGAACTGCGACGTAACTTAGGAATTAAAGAGAGAGATAGTATGGAGATTTTCGTTAAAGAGGATTTAATCATATTAAAAAAGTATCATGCCGGGAATCAATGTTTAATAACAGGTAAAATATCTAGTGAGAACTTACATTTAGGCAGCGGTAAGGTTATATTGAGTAAAGAAGCCGCTCAAGAATTGTTTAACGAATTAGAAGGTAAGTTAAAAACAGAGTAA
- a CDS encoding DUF2290 domain-containing protein codes for MNIGSFLSSLRDVKYTLKEAELLKEINTTREITLDFGKFSESFLQVFQKNDYSKIYRTAMENNDYDFLLTDDSFFQFSCTPKEGNLEHGSIRYAYYENPRNYPTYEEFIETIGFSYEQCRDEFQNEYEQSIAEAKLKNTVTPIRYDYDFQLYEPIHHPISHIHIGHNNELRLPSDKILTPAKFVNFVLQNTYRRQWKSTFQNDKFRNKVLTAKRRCFKVDDSYFTRDEQEFLFIV; via the coding sequence ATGAATATTGGTTCTTTTTTAAGTTCCTTAAGAGACGTTAAATATACTCTAAAAGAAGCTGAACTTCTAAAAGAAATAAATACCACCAGAGAAATAACATTAGACTTCGGTAAATTTTCTGAAAGTTTCCTACAAGTTTTCCAGAAAAATGACTATAGTAAAATATACAGAACAGCAATGGAAAATAATGACTATGATTTTCTTTTAACTGATGACTCTTTTTTTCAGTTTTCTTGTACACCAAAGGAAGGAAATTTAGAGCATGGTTCAATAAGGTATGCATATTATGAAAACCCAAGAAATTATCCAACCTATGAAGAATTTATTGAAACTATAGGTTTTTCTTACGAGCAATGTAGAGATGAGTTCCAAAATGAGTATGAACAATCAATAGCAGAAGCTAAACTGAAAAACACAGTTACACCTATAAGATATGATTATGATTTCCAGCTATATGAACCTATTCACCATCCCATATCCCATATTCATATTGGTCACAATAATGAATTAAGACTTCCATCGGATAAAATTTTAACACCTGCAAAGTTTGTTAATTTCGTATTGCAAAATACTTATAGGAGACAATGGAAAAGTACTTTTCAGAATGATAAGTTTAGAAATAAAGTTTTAACAGCAAAAAGAAGGTGTTTTAAAGTAGATGATAGTTACTTTACAAGAGATGAACAAGAGTTCTTATTTATAGTATAA
- a CDS encoding YfhE family protein, with protein sequence MARNNAQYQPTDEKGFSLSDAQEVKYSHEFKKADIAGGIRKPKVRRAKRENPDLLRDE encoded by the coding sequence ATGGCAAGAAATAATGCTCAATACCAGCCAACAGATGAGAAAGGCTTTAGTTTATCAGATGCACAGGAAGTAAAGTATTCCCATGAATTCAAAAAGGCGGATATAGCGGGAGGCATCCGGAAACCGAAAGTGCGCCGGGCAAAACGTGAAAATCCTGACTTGCTTCGGGATGAATAA